GGGGGTTCGGGCCGCCCGGGCGAGATCCCGATCGCCGCGGTGCTGGCCAGGGCCGCGGTCTTCAACGTCCTGTACCTCTTCGTCTGGGCCCATTTCGTGGTCCAGGTGCTGCTGAGCCTGGCCGGTCTCGTCTTCTTCTGCCTGTGGCCCCTGTGGGACCGGCCGCACCGGCAGGGGATCCACGACAAGATCGCCCGCACCGTCGTGCTCCGCGCCGACTGACCCGGCCGGGGCGGCCGACGCCACCCCGGCCGCGCCGGTGCACCGCGATTTGGCCGGACATCGGCCGGGCATGGAATGCTGATCAACCGAAACACGCCTACGACCACCACGAGGTTCGGGGACCCATGAACTACCCACCGCCGCCACCGCCCAACCAGCCGCCCGAGGGCGGTGGATACGGCAACCAGGGGCCCTATCCGCCGCCTCCGGGGCAGCAGCCGCCGCCCGGTTCGGGACCGCAGCCGCCCTACGGGCCGGGGCCCCAGCAGCCTTACGGTCCCGGCCCGCAGCAGCCCCCGCAGCAGCCCCCGCAGGGGCCTCCGCCCGGCGCCCACCCCGGCTACCCGGGCCAGGGGGCCCCGCCGCCCGGACCGCAGGGCGGCTACGGCCCGCCGCAGGGCGCCCCCTACGGCGGGCAGCCCTACGGGGGCCACGGGGCCCCGGGCGGCGGTCAGCGGCTCGCCGAGTGGTGGCAGCGCCTGGTCGCGCGGATCGTGGACGGCGTGATCGTCGGTGTCCCGCTCGGGATCATCAACGGCGTCCTGGGCCTGCTGTTCTTCACGGCCGCCATGTCGCCGGTCGAGGTCGACCCCAGCACCGGCGAGGTCACCGGGGGTGTGTCGACGTGGGGTACCGTCGCCGTCACCATCGTCATGTTCCTGCTCGCTTCGGCCGCCGCCCTGCTGTACGAGGGCCTGTGCCTGTCCAAGTGGGGCGCGACCGTGGGCAAGCGGCTCCTGAGCCTGCGCGTCGTCCCACTCGACGGCGCGCGGCAGGAGGGCCTGCCCTCCGCAACGGCGTTCCTGCGCGCCGGCGCCTGGTGGGTCTACCTCCCGCTGATGTTCGTCCCGGTCGTCAGCTGGATCGTCTGGCTGTACCCGCTGCTCAACGGGCTGTGGCCGCTGTGGGACCAGCCGAACCGGCAGTCGCTCAACGACAAGATCGCCAAGACCGTCGTCGTGCAGGCCGGGTAGTCCGCCCCGGCGGACCCGCCCCTCGGCGTCCGTGCGGTGCCGGGGCGCTCCCAGTCCGGTACTACAGTTCGTAGTAGTGGATTTTTTCCCGGTCGAACGAAAGGGAGCCGCGTCATGACAGCGGGGACGCCGTGTGCCTGTGGGATGAGTCGGCGGCGGCTGCTGGGCGCCGCGGGGGCGGCCGGGGCGGCCGCCCTGGGGGCCGGCGCCTGCGCCGGCCCCGGCGACGATCCCCAGCCGCAGGACAAGCTGCACGGCACGGTGATCGCGCGCACCGATGACGTGCCCGTGGGCGGCGGCACGGTCGTCATCGACGCCAAGCTCGTCGTCACCCAGCCGCAGAAGGGCGAGTTCAAGGCGTTCAGCGCCGTGTGCACGCACGCCGGCTGCACGGTGCAGGAGGTCGAGGACAACATCCACTGCCTGTGCCACGGCAGCGAGTTCGACATCGGGACCGGCGACGCGGTGGGCGGCCCGGCCGGCGAGCCGCTGGAGCCCTTTGAGGTGCGGATCGAGGGCGCCGACATCATCCTGGTGTGAGCCGGGACGCGAAGGGGGCGCGCGGCCCGCACGTCCCCTTCTCACGCCGGAGACGCCGCTGCGGGCGCTCAGCCCTCCTCGGTGCTTCCGTTGGCCCTGGAGGGCTCGGCGCGGCGGAAGGCCGAGGTCGGCCACCTCGCCGCGTAGGCGTTCTCCTCGTCGCCGGCGAACTCGGTGCGGTGGCGCGGCAGCGCCTGCGGGTAGTTCTCGGTGATGTAGGCGACCATGTGCTCGCGCACGTCGCAGCACAGGTCCCACTGCGCGTCGGTGTCGGCGGTGGTGACCACCACCCGCACCTCGATCAGGCCGTTCTCCAGGACGTCGGTGGCCTGCAGCGACCAGCGGCGGCCGTCCCACAGCGGGTGGTTGGTGACGTAGGAGCCGACCTCCTCCCGCAGCTTCTCGATCGGCACCTCCCAGTCGACCCGGAACATCACCTTGCCCGTGACCTGGCTGCCGTGCTTGGTCCAGTTCTCGAACGGGTGGTTGGTGAAGTGCGAGACCGGCAGCACCAGCCGGCGCTCGTCCCAGATCCGGACGATGACGTTGGTGAGGCTGAGCTCCTCGATGCGGCCCCACTCGCCTTCGACGACCACGACGTCGTTGATCCGCAGCGCGTCGCTGAACGCCAGCTGCAGCCCGGCGAACAGGTTGCCCAGCGTGGACTGGGCGGCCACGCCGGCGACGATGCCGATCAGACCGGCGGACGTCAGCAGCCCGGCGCCCAGCGGTTTGACGGAGTCGAACGTGAACAGGATCGCGGCGACGGCGAGGACGCCGATGACCGTGGCGACCACCCGGCGCAGCAGTTTGACCTGGGTCTGGATCCGGCGCGACTTGCGGTCGGTGTCGGCGTTCTTGACCGAGAGTTTGTCCAGGACCGTGTCGGTGACCGCGTAGGCGACGGTCAGGGCCAGCCAGGTCAGCGACGCGATCAGCGCGATCAGCATCCCGTGCCGGAAGGCCAGGTACCAGCTCCAGTCGTCGAACGCCCGGCTGTCGGGGAGGGCGATGTTCGCGCCGACGACGATCGCCGCAGCGTAGGCGGAGGCGCGGCAGCGTTTCACCAGCGGCCCGGCGACGCGCCAGACCTTCGACAGCTGGTGGGTCAGCAGCCAGTGCACCGCGGAGACGAGTGACACCGAGACGACGATGCTGACGCCCAGGGCAATCCAAGATGCGAGCGGCACGGGAACGATGCCCCCTTATGACTAGATGCAGGTAGACGAACGCCGGGTATCGAACACAACTTAGGCCATGTGGATACCGAATCGTGACGTTTGGGGGTGTGGGTTAGCGCATGGGGACCGTCGGCGGCCGCCGCGGGCTCCTCCGCCCCACCTAACCGTAGACCGCCGCTCCTCACCCGGGGAGCGGCCATGGATCTGGCCTCGAGGTGCGAGATGTCTGTCCCGGCCACCACAATGGGAGCCATGGCAGCCCAACCCCACCTGCGGCCCGAGCCCGGCTCGATCCCCACCTCGCCGGGGGTGTACCGGTTCCGCGACGCCCACGGCCGCGTCATCTACGTCGGCAAGGCCAAGAACCTGCGGTCGCGGCTGTCCTCCTACTTCCAGGACTTCGCCGGCCTGCACCCGCGCACCCAGACCATGGTCTCCACGGCGGCCGACGTGGACTGGACGGTGGTGGGCACCGAGGTCGAGGCGCTGCAGTTGGAGTACTCCTGGATCAAGGAGTACGATCCGCGCTTCAACGTGCGCTACCGCGACGACAAGAGCTACCCCTACCTGGCGATCACCCTCAACGAGGAGTTCCCGCGGGTGCAGGTCATGCGCGGCGCCAGGCGCAAGGGCGTGCGCTACTTCGGGCCCTACTCCCACGCCTGGGCCATCCGCGAGACCGTCGACCTGCTGCTGCGGGTCTTCCCGGTGCGCACCTGCTCGACCGGGGTGTTCAAGCGGGCGCGCTCCAGCGGCCGGCCCTGCCTGCTGGGCTACATCGACAAGTGCTCGGCGCCGTGCGTCGGCCGCGTCGACCCGCAGGAGCACCGCGCCCTCGCCGAGGACTTCTGCGCGTTCATGGCCGGCGACACCGGCCGGTTCATCCGGACCCTGGAGCAGCGGATGCGCGACTCCGCCGTCGAGCAGGAGTACGAGCGCGCCGCCCGCATCCGCGACGACATCCAGGCGCTGCGCACGGCGCTGGAGAAGCAGTCGGTGGTGCTCAGCGACAGCACCGACTGCGACGTCATCGCCTTCGCCGAGGACCCCCTGGAGGCGGCGGCCCAGGTGTTCTACGTGCGGGGCGGGCGCATCAGGGGCAGGCGCGGCTGGGTCGTGGACAAGGTCGAGGACGTCGACACCGGCCAGCTCGTCGAGCAGTTCCTGGCCCAGACCTACGGCGGGCTCGCCCCCGAGGGCGCCGGGCGGGCCCCCGACGGAGCCGCCGCCGCGATCCCCCGCGAGGTGCTGGTCTCGGCGCCGCCCGCCGACCCCGAGGCGGTCACCGCCTGGCTCAGCGAGCACCGCGGCGCGCGCGTGGAGGTGCGGGTGCCCCAGCGGGGCGACAAGCGGACGCTGCTGGATACCGTGGCCAAGAACGCCGAGCAGGCGCTGGCGCGGCACAAGACCCAGCGCGCGAGCGACCTGACCACCCGCAGCAAGGCCCTGGCCGACATCGCCGAGGCGCTCGGCCTCGACCAGGCGCCCCTGCGCATCGAGTGCTACGACATCTCCAACCTGCAGGGCGAGAACGTGGTGGCGTCCATGGTGGTGTTCGAGGACGGCATGGCGCGCAAGTCGGAGTACCGGCGCTTCAGCATCCGGGGCAGCGGCTCCGGCGGCGCCGAGCAGAACGACGTCGCGGCGATGCACGAGGTCATCAGCCGCAGGTTCACCCGCTACCTGGAGGAGAGCCAGCGCTCGGGCGAGCTCGCCCGGATGGGGGAGGCCGCGGAGGCGCCGCCGGGCGGTGCGCCGCCCGCGGACGCGGCCGGTTCCGGCGGCGATCCGGCCACCGCGCCCGCGCCGCCGGCCAAATTCGCATATCCTCCCAACCTGGTGGTCGTCGACGGTGGCCGGCCCCAGGTCCAGGCGGCCCGCCGGGCCCTGGACGAGCTGGGCATCGACGACGTCTCGGTGTGCGGGCTGGCCAAGCGGCTGGAAGAGGTGTGGCTGCCCGAGGAGGAGGACCCGGTCATCCTGCCGCGCGCGAGCGAGGGCCTCTACCTGCTGCAGCGGGTGCGCGACGAGGCGCACCGGTTCGCCATCACCTACCACCGCCAGAAGCGGGCCAAGGCGCTCACCTCCAGCGCCCTGGACGAGGTGCCCGGCCTGGGCCCCGCCCGCCGTACCGCGCTGCTGCGCCATTTCGGGTCGCTGCGCCGGCTGGCCGCGGCCTCGGTCGAGGAGATCACCGAGGTCCCGGGCGTCGGCCGGCGAACCGCCGAGACCATCGCGGCGCTGCTGGCCGGGACCGGCGATACTGGCGGCCACACGACCGCGCACCACCCATCAGACGAGGGCGAGCGAGACCATGGGGGATGACCAGATGACCAACAGCCTCGGTGGGGAGCTTCCGCCCGAGATCGTCGTCGTCACGGGCATGTCGGGGGCCGGGCGCAGCACGGCGGCGCGGGCGCTGGAGGACCTCGACTGGTTCGTCGTCGACAACCTGCCGCCGGGGCTGCTGCCCACCATGATCGACCTGGCGGGCCGCACGCAGGGCGCGGTGCCCCGCGTCGCCGCCGTCGTCGACGTGCGCAGCCTGGCCTTCACCGAGGACCTGCTCTCGACCGTCGAGGAGCTGCGCCTGCGCGGCATCGCGGCGCGCGTGGTGTTCCTGGAGGCCGGCGACGAGGCGCTGGTGCGCCGGTTCGAGGCGGTGCGCCGCCCGCACCCGCTGCAGGGCGACGGCCGGCTCACCGACGGCATCGCCCGCGAGCGCGAGCTGCTGCGCGCGGTCCGTGGCGAGGCCGACCTCGTCATCGACACCTCCCAGCTCAACGTGCACCAGCTCAAGGCCAAGGTCATCGGCTTCTTCGGAGAGGCCGAAGAGGCCCACCTGCGGGCCAACGTCGTCTCCTTCGGGTTCAAGTACGGGCTCCCCGTGGACGCCGACATCGTCATGGACTGCCGCTTCCTGCCCAATCCGCACTGGGTGCCGGAGCTGCGCCCGCTGACCGGCCGCGACGCCCCGGTCCGCGAATACGTGCTGGCCCAGCGCGGCGCCAAGGAGCTCCTCGACGCCTACACCGAGGTCCTGCGCCTGCTGGTCTCCGGCTACCTGCGCGAGGGCAAGCACTACATGACGCTGGCCGTGGGGTGCACCGGCGGCAAGCACCGCAGCGTCGCGATGGCCGAGCAGTTCGGCGACCGCATGCGGGAGGAGGGCCTGGAGGTCCACGTCGTCCACCGCGACCTCGGGCGGGAGTAGCGGCGCAACGGGGGCCGCACCAGCACGAGTGGCCAAGTGCGGTGGTCGTCCATAGCATTGCTCCATTCATGGGGTGTTTTGCAGGGCATTGCTCCACTCGCGAGCGGCCGCCGGGCGTCGCCCGGGGCCCGCGGCGAGCGCTGACACGGCTCGTGCACGGATTCGGATCATGAGGTACGCACGCTCAGATGTCGGGCTATGAGGACGCGGAGAACGCGCGCCAGGAACACGGGAGCGACGCCCTGCCGCCACGGGTGGTGGCCCTGGGCGGCGGGCACGGGCTGTACGCCTCCCTCTCGGCCCTGCGCCGGGTGACCACCGATGTCACCGCTGTGGTGACGGTCGCCGACGACGGCGGCTCCAGCGGCCGCCTCCGCCGCGAGCTGGGGGTGCTGCCGCCGGGCGACCTGCGGATGGCGCTGGCCGCGCTGTGCGGCGACGACGAGTGGGGCCACACCTGGAGCGAGGTGATCCAGCACCGCTTCCGCTCCGAGGGGGAGCTGCACGGCCACGCCGTCGGCAACCTGCTCATCGTCGCGCTGTGGGAGCTGCTCGGCGACTCGGTGGCCGGCCTGGACTGGGTCGGCCAACTGCTCGGGGCGCACGGCAGGGTGCTGCCGATGTCGTCGGTGCCGCTGGACATCGCGGCCGAGGTCGAAGGCGTCGACCCGGCCCGCCCCGACGAGGTCACGACCGTGCGCGGCCAGGTGGCCTGCGCCAGCACGCGCGGGCGGGTGCGCTCGGTCTCGCTGGTGCCCGAGAAGCCGCCGGCCTCCCAGCAGGCGGTCAAGGCGGTGCGCGAGGCCGACTGGGTCGTGTTCGGCCCCGGTTCCTGGTTCACCAGCGTCCTGCCGCACCTGCTGGTCCCGGAGCTGGCCGACACGCTGGTGCGGACCCGGGCCCGCCGGGTGGTGGCGCTGAACCTGTCGCCGCAGCAGGGAGAGACCGACGACTTCGCCGCCCACACCTACCTGGAGGTGCTCAGCGCCCACGCGCCCAATCTGGGCGTGGACGTCGTGCTGGCAGACCCCGATGTCGTGGAGGACACCGGACGGCTGCGCCGCGCCGCGGAGAAGCTGGGCGGCCGCCTGGTCCTGGCCGACGTCGCGGCGCGCGACGGCTCCCCGCGCCACGACCCGGACCTGCTGGCCGCGGCCTTCGACGAGGTGTTCCGGGAGGCCCCGTGACCGGCCGCGGCCGGCCGGCGGCCGCATCGGCGCTCGGCCCGACATAAGGGCCCGACCCGGCCGATGAGCGGCGATAGACGGCAAGCTCATTCAGAGCGGAAAACCCGACTCGCCGGATTGATCAGGGACAATGGACACGCGTCCAAGGGCGTGGCACAGCCCGGATCGGCCAGTAGTCTGCCACGGGAGGACGCCTTCTCACACGGCGTCCTCGCTCCAGCGAGTTCCAGGGGGAGGACCACATCCATGGCGATGACCGGCGTGGTGAAGGACGAGTTGAGCAGGCTGACCGTTCTCAAGCCATGCTGTCGCAAGGCCGAGGTCTCCACGGTCCTGCGCTTCACCGGCGGCCTGCACCTGGTGAGCGGGCGGATCGTGATCGAGGCCGAACTCGACACGGGCGCGGCGGCGCGGCGACTGCGCAAGGACATCTCCGAGGTGTTCGGCCACGAGTCCGAGGTCGTCGTCCTGTCTCCCAGCGGCCTGCGCAAGGGCAACCGCTACGTCGTCCGGGTCATCAAGGACGGTGAGAGCCTGGCCCGCCAGACCGGGCTGATCGACGGCAACGGCCGCCCGGTGCGCGGGCTGCCCCGGCACGTGGTCGCGGGCGGGACGTGCGACGCGGAGTCGGCCTGGCGCGGGGCCTTCATCGCGCACGGCTCGCTCACCGAGCCGGGGCGCTCGATGTCGCTGGAGGTGACCTGCCCCGGCCCCG
This sequence is a window from Spinactinospora alkalitolerans. Protein-coding genes within it:
- the rapZ gene encoding RNase adapter RapZ, translating into MTNSLGGELPPEIVVVTGMSGAGRSTAARALEDLDWFVVDNLPPGLLPTMIDLAGRTQGAVPRVAAVVDVRSLAFTEDLLSTVEELRLRGIAARVVFLEAGDEALVRRFEAVRRPHPLQGDGRLTDGIARERELLRAVRGEADLVIDTSQLNVHQLKAKVIGFFGEAEEAHLRANVVSFGFKYGLPVDADIVMDCRFLPNPHWVPELRPLTGRDAPVREYVLAQRGAKELLDAYTEVLRLLVSGYLREGKHYMTLAVGCTGGKHRSVAMAEQFGDRMREEGLEVHVVHRDLGRE
- a CDS encoding gluconeogenesis factor YvcK family protein — translated: MSGYEDAENARQEHGSDALPPRVVALGGGHGLYASLSALRRVTTDVTAVVTVADDGGSSGRLRRELGVLPPGDLRMALAALCGDDEWGHTWSEVIQHRFRSEGELHGHAVGNLLIVALWELLGDSVAGLDWVGQLLGAHGRVLPMSSVPLDIAAEVEGVDPARPDEVTTVRGQVACASTRGRVRSVSLVPEKPPASQQAVKAVREADWVVFGPGSWFTSVLPHLLVPELADTLVRTRARRVVALNLSPQQGETDDFAAHTYLEVLSAHAPNLGVDVVLADPDVVEDTGRLRRAAEKLGGRLVLADVAARDGSPRHDPDLLAAAFDEVFREAP
- a CDS encoding Rieske (2Fe-2S) protein, whose translation is MSRRRLLGAAGAAGAAALGAGACAGPGDDPQPQDKLHGTVIARTDDVPVGGGTVVIDAKLVVTQPQKGEFKAFSAVCTHAGCTVQEVEDNIHCLCHGSEFDIGTGDAVGGPAGEPLEPFEVRIEGADIILV
- a CDS encoding RDD family protein, yielding MNYPPPPPPNQPPEGGGYGNQGPYPPPPGQQPPPGSGPQPPYGPGPQQPYGPGPQQPPQQPPQGPPPGAHPGYPGQGAPPPGPQGGYGPPQGAPYGGQPYGGHGAPGGGQRLAEWWQRLVARIVDGVIVGVPLGIINGVLGLLFFTAAMSPVEVDPSTGEVTGGVSTWGTVAVTIVMFLLASAAALLYEGLCLSKWGATVGKRLLSLRVVPLDGARQEGLPSATAFLRAGAWWVYLPLMFVPVVSWIVWLYPLLNGLWPLWDQPNRQSLNDKIAKTVVVQAG
- a CDS encoding mechanosensitive ion channel family protein, translated to MPLASWIALGVSIVVSVSLVSAVHWLLTHQLSKVWRVAGPLVKRCRASAYAAAIVVGANIALPDSRAFDDWSWYLAFRHGMLIALIASLTWLALTVAYAVTDTVLDKLSVKNADTDRKSRRIQTQVKLLRRVVATVIGVLAVAAILFTFDSVKPLGAGLLTSAGLIGIVAGVAAQSTLGNLFAGLQLAFSDALRINDVVVVEGEWGRIEELSLTNVIVRIWDERRLVLPVSHFTNHPFENWTKHGSQVTGKVMFRVDWEVPIEKLREEVGSYVTNHPLWDGRRWSLQATDVLENGLIEVRVVVTTADTDAQWDLCCDVREHMVAYITENYPQALPRHRTEFAGDEENAYAARWPTSAFRRAEPSRANGSTEEG
- the uvrC gene encoding excinuclease ABC subunit UvrC, with translation MAAQPHLRPEPGSIPTSPGVYRFRDAHGRVIYVGKAKNLRSRLSSYFQDFAGLHPRTQTMVSTAADVDWTVVGTEVEALQLEYSWIKEYDPRFNVRYRDDKSYPYLAITLNEEFPRVQVMRGARRKGVRYFGPYSHAWAIRETVDLLLRVFPVRTCSTGVFKRARSSGRPCLLGYIDKCSAPCVGRVDPQEHRALAEDFCAFMAGDTGRFIRTLEQRMRDSAVEQEYERAARIRDDIQALRTALEKQSVVLSDSTDCDVIAFAEDPLEAAAQVFYVRGGRIRGRRGWVVDKVEDVDTGQLVEQFLAQTYGGLAPEGAGRAPDGAAAAIPREVLVSAPPADPEAVTAWLSEHRGARVEVRVPQRGDKRTLLDTVAKNAEQALARHKTQRASDLTTRSKALADIAEALGLDQAPLRIECYDISNLQGENVVASMVVFEDGMARKSEYRRFSIRGSGSGGAEQNDVAAMHEVISRRFTRYLEESQRSGELARMGEAAEAPPGGAPPADAAGSGGDPATAPAPPAKFAYPPNLVVVDGGRPQVQAARRALDELGIDDVSVCGLAKRLEEVWLPEEEDPVILPRASEGLYLLQRVRDEAHRFAITYHRQKRAKALTSSALDEVPGLGPARRTALLRHFGSLRRLAAASVEEITEVPGVGRRTAETIAALLAGTGDTGGHTTAHHPSDEGERDHGG